A stretch of DNA from Cellulomonas xiejunii:
TGCCGGGTATCTCCTTGAGAATTCACCCACCACGGTGGGGCCAGCCGGGGCCGCCGAAGGCACCGGCACCGTCCGACCGAAGGGGAACCCCATGTCCGCCGATGTCGCACCCAACGCCACACCCGTCAGCACCCCGTCCTCGACGCCCCCCGCACGCCGGGCCCACCTGCTCGGCACGCTCCTGACAGCACTCGGGATCCTCATGGCCCTCGCCGGTGTCGGCACCTGGGCGGGCATCGCGCAGGGCCTGGCGCAGGAGGAGATCACCGTCTCCGAGGACGCGGCCGCGTTCGCCGGCCAACCCGTCGTGACGCCGTGGGCCGCCTGGGCGCAGACCGAGGTCATCCGCGCGGACCTCGCCGAGATGACCGGGGGCCTCACCTACGCGGAGATGGACCGTGAGGACCCGCAGCGTCCCGCAGTCGCCACCGGGACCTTCCTGCGCGCCTCCCTGATCACGTCCGTCATCGCGTTCGGCGTGGCGCTCGCGCTCGTGGGCATCGGGACCGGGTTCGTGCTCGGCGGCCTCGGCCTGCGCAACGCCGCGACCTGAGCGCGCCGCACGCGCCGTGGAAGCGCACCCAGGCCCCCGCCTCCTCGCCGGGGCCTGGGACGGCGCTGACGTCACGAGACGCGGGCCGGTGGCTGCGCGGTGTCCGCGCGGACCGCTCCCGTGATCGCCCCGAGGATCTTCTCGTAGCCCGTCGTCCGCGCGTCGAACGACCCGTTGCTGCGACCGTGCCGCAGCACCTCGATGCGGTCCGCGACCGCCCGCACGTCGGTCATGTTGTGGCTGATGAGCACCACCCCGAGCCCGAGGTCGCGCAGGCCCTCGATGTGAACGAGGACCTCCGCCGTCTGCGCCACCGACAGCGCCGCCGTCGGCTCGTCGAGGACCACGATGCGCGGATCGCCGATGAGCGTGCGCGCGATCGCGACCGTCTGCCGCTGGCCCTTCGACAGGTTCGACAGCGGCACCCGGACCGAGGGGATCCTGCTCGTCAGGTCCCGCAGGATCCGGCGAGCCTCCTCCTCCATGCGCTCGTCGTCGCGCACTCCGCGGGCGTCGCGCAGCTCGCGGCCCAGGAACAGGTTGGAGGTCACGTCGAGGTTGTCGCACAGCGCCAGGTCCTGGAAGACCGTCGCGACGCCCAGAGCGCGCGCGGCCGCCGGCGTCGGGATGCTCACCGGTGCGCCGTCGATCTCGATGAAGCCCGTGTCCGGGCTCAGGACGCCGGCGACCATCTTCGCGAGCGTCGACTTGCCCGCGCCGTTGTCCCCCACCAGCGCGACGACCTCGTGCCGGTGCACGTCGAGGTCGACGCCCACGAGCGCCTCGACCGCCCCGAACCGTTTGCTGATACCTCGCATCGACAGCAACGGCACCCGTGTCGCGTCAGTCATGCCTCGATCCACCTGCTCCCGTCGCGCACGTCCACGTGCAGTGAAGCCCCCCGCCCTCCCCCGGTCAACCCTCGCCTTCCTGCTCCTCGTGCTCGTCGGCGCCGCCGTCCAACCCTGCGTCGTCGTCCGCCCGCACCGCCACGTCCGCCGACGCCAGCGCGAGCACCAAGGCGCCCATCACCTCGGCACGCTGCCCCAGGGCCGCCGGGACGACCTCGAGCGGTGCGATCCGGTTGACGAGCACCCGCCGCCGCACCGCCTCGCGCAACGGTCCCAGCAGCACCTCGCCGGTCTCCGAGAGCTCGCCCCCGACGACCACGCACTGCGGGTTGACGGCCGTGCCGAGTCCCGCCACGACGGCGCCGATCATCGCGCCCGCGTCGGCCACCACGCGCGCGAACCCCGGGTCCCCGTCACGCGTCCGCGCGATGACGTCGCGCAGGGCCAGCGAGCCGTGCGTCGCACGCAGCGACTCGACGAGCGCGCTCGACCCCACGACGGTGTCGAGGCACCCGCGCGACCCGCACCGGCAGATGTGCCCCGCCGGGTCGACCTGGACGTGCCCGATCTCCCCAGCCGTGCCGGCGAACCCCCGGTGCACCTGACCGCTGATGACGATGCCCGCGCCCGTGCCGTACGACGCCCGCACGTACACGGCGTCGCGGTACCCGCGCGCCGCTCCCAGCGTCGACTCCGCGAGCGCCCCGAGGTTCGCGTCGTTGTCGACGTGCACGGGCCGCCCGAGCCGTTTGGCCAGCACCTGCCCCAGGTGCTCCCCCTCCCAGCCCCGCATGACACCGGGCACGGACACCATGCCGGTGTCCGCGTCGACCGGCGCCGGCACGCCGACCCCGATGCCGACGACCTCGTCGAGACCCGAGCCGACGCGCTCGAGCAGGTCCGTGACGAGGAGCGCCGCGCGGTCCAGCGTGGTGTCCGACGGGTGCTCGTACGGCAGCGGCAGCACCTGCTCGGCGACCACCTCGTGCGCGAAGTCGCCCAGGGCGACGCGCAGGTGCCGGTGCCCGATCTGCACGCCCACCGCCAGACCCACCCGACGGGCCAACGTGACGAGCTGCGCACGCCGACCGCTGCGGGTGGTGACGGCGGTGTCGACCAGTCCGACCGCGAGCAGCTCGCGGACGATGGTCGACACCGTCGCCTGGGACAGCCCCGTGGCGGCGGCGAGCTCCACCTGGGTCAGGCCGCCGTACCGCTGGATCGTCCCCACCACCAGCGCCTTGTTGGCCTCCCGCAGGGACGACTGCGAGCCCGCTGCTGCCGCTCGCCTGCTCACGGGGGCAACCTACCGGCGCTCGTGCGCCGCACTGCGGTACCTCGGCCCTACTGCGTGCCCGCGCGCCGCTTGTTCACCAGGTCGAACGCGACGGCCAGCAGCAGCACCATGCCCTTGATCGCCATCTGCCACGACGGCTCGACGGACAGGATCGACAGGCCCATGTTGAGCACGCCCATGATGAGCGCACCGACGATGGCCCCGGAGATCCGTCCGATGCCACCCGTGACGGCCGCACCGCCGATGAAGCACGCGGCGATGGCGTCGAGCTCGTAGTTCTGGCCGGCGGCCGCGATCGCGGCCCCGGAGCGGGCCGTCGTGACGACGGCCGCCACACCGGCGAGGAACCCGATGTTGACGAAGATCCAGAAGTCGACCCTGCGGGTGTTGACGCCTGACAGCGCCGCCGCGGAGCGGTTGCCGCCGATCGCGTAGATGTGCCGGCCGAAGACGGTGCGTCCCATGAGGAACGAGTACAGGACGACGAGGGCGCCGACGATGACCAGGACGATCGGCGTCCCACCGGCGGACAGGGACAGGATGACCGTCAGTGCCCCGATGCCGACGGCGACCATGGCGATCTTGGTGAGGAAGAGCG
This window harbors:
- a CDS encoding ATP-binding cassette domain-containing protein, which translates into the protein MTDATRVPLLSMRGISKRFGAVEALVGVDLDVHRHEVVALVGDNGAGKSTLAKMVAGVLSPDTGFIEIDGAPVSIPTPAAARALGVATVFQDLALCDNLDVTSNLFLGRELRDARGVRDDERMEEEARRILRDLTSRIPSVRVPLSNLSKGQRQTVAIARTLIGDPRIVVLDEPTAALSVAQTAEVLVHIEGLRDLGLGVVLISHNMTDVRAVADRIEVLRHGRSNGSFDARTTGYEKILGAITGAVRADTAQPPARVS
- a CDS encoding aromatic ring-opening dioxygenase LigA, with protein sequence MSADVAPNATPVSTPSSTPPARRAHLLGTLLTALGILMALAGVGTWAGIAQGLAQEEITVSEDAAAFAGQPVVTPWAAWAQTEVIRADLAEMTGGLTYAEMDREDPQRPAVATGTFLRASLITSVIAFGVALALVGIGTGFVLGGLGLRNAAT
- a CDS encoding ROK family transcriptional regulator, giving the protein MSRRAAAAGSQSSLREANKALVVGTIQRYGGLTQVELAAATGLSQATVSTIVRELLAVGLVDTAVTTRSGRRAQLVTLARRVGLAVGVQIGHRHLRVALGDFAHEVVAEQVLPLPYEHPSDTTLDRAALLVTDLLERVGSGLDEVVGIGVGVPAPVDADTGMVSVPGVMRGWEGEHLGQVLAKRLGRPVHVDNDANLGALAESTLGAARGYRDAVYVRASYGTGAGIVISGQVHRGFAGTAGEIGHVQVDPAGHICRCGSRGCLDTVVGSSALVESLRATHGSLALRDVIARTRDGDPGFARVVADAGAMIGAVVAGLGTAVNPQCVVVGGELSETGEVLLGPLREAVRRRVLVNRIAPLEVVPAALGQRAEVMGALVLALASADVAVRADDDAGLDGGADEHEEQEGEG